A stretch of DNA from Bacillota bacterium:
TAAACAAAAGAAATTCCAATTTGAATTAGAAGAAAATGATATTCTTCTAACAAACAACTTAAATCATCCTTTCGTTCAAACAATGAATAACGTTCTAAATCATTTTCTTGAAGAAAAAACAAAGGAAGATTTCACGGTAATTCATACTCTAGGAAAAATTAAAGCGAAAAAAGTATATGTCATTAATATGGATGCTTTAACTTCTGAAGACAAAAGAAATGATCTGTATAAAAAAATTGCTGAGATTAAATCAAATGTTTGTTTATTGCTTGATACTTTTGCTACAACGGAATCAGATACTATTATTGAAAGTCTTTTTGAAGCAATTGTTACAAAAAACTATTATTTTGAACAATACAAATCAAAGAAAGAATCAACTGCTAAAAACTTTTATTTCTACAGCGAAGCAGATTATGATTCCCAAGTGTCAAAAGGAACAATATATGGAGAAGCAATGAATCATGCTAAAGATTTAACGAATGCTCCTAATAATCATCTAAACGCTTTATCTCTTGCAAAAGATGCATTATTACTGGAAAAGTACTCTAACATTTTAGTTAAGATTATTGAAAAACCTGAAATCGAAAAAATGAATATGGGTCTATTCTTAGGAGTGAACAAAGGAAGTCTTGATGAACCAAAGTTAATATTTATAAAATATCAAGGCTTAGGTTCTTTTGAAAATCCTGTTGCTCTAGTTGGAAAGGGAGTTATGTACGATACAGGTGGTTACTCACTTAAAACGCCTCAATCAATGCCTGGTATGAAAGGTGACATGGCGGGAGCTGCAGCAGTTATTGGTGCAATAGAGGCTATAGCAAAGTTGAAATTAAAAGTAAATGTTATGGGAATTATTGCTGCAACGGATAATCGAATAGGCGAAAATGCTATAGTTCCTGATGATATTCTTACAAGTGCCAAAGGATTAACCGTTGAGATTATATCTACAGATGCAGAAGGAAGATTAACTTTAGCAGATGCTTTATGGTTTGCTCAAAAAGAAGGAGCAAAAGAAATTATTGATGTGGCAACACTAACTGGTTCTATAGTTGCAGCATTAGGAGACGAATTTACAGGAGCCTTTACAAATAATCGAAAACTATACAAAGAATTAAAAGCTGCAAGTTTGAAATCTTTTGAACCTTTATGGGAAATGCCAATTACAAAAGGATATCATAAAGAATTGAAAAGCGATGTCGCTGACTTAAGAAATTCAGGCACTACTAGAAACGGCGGGTCTTGTGTTGCCGCTGCTTTCTTAGAAGAATTTATTGAAAAAGGTACATCTTGGATTCATTTAGATA
This window harbors:
- a CDS encoding leucyl aminopeptidase family protein, yielding MITIIKQKKFQFELEENDILLTNNLNHPFVQTMNNVLNHFLEEKTKEDFTVIHTLGKIKAKKVYVINMDALTSEDKRNDLYKKIAEIKSNVCLLLDTFATTESDTIIESLFEAIVTKNYYFEQYKSKKESTAKNFYFYSEADYDSQVSKGTIYGEAMNHAKDLTNAPNNHLNALSLAKDALLLEKYSNILVKIIEKPEIEKMNMGLFLGVNKGSLDEPKLIFIKYQGLGSFENPVALVGKGVMYDTGGYSLKTPQSMPGMKGDMAGAAAVIGAIEAIAKLKLKVNVMGIIAATDNRIGENAIVPDDILTSAKGLTVEIISTDAEGRLTLADALWFAQKEGAKEIIDVATLTGSIVAALGDEFTGAFTNNRKLYKELKAASLKSFEPLWEMPITKGYHKELKSDVADLRNSGTTRNGGSCVAAAFLEEFIEKGTSWIHLDIAATSSTKNQATGVMVKTFTEFFIQRNI